The DNA window TTTGGTGATCAAAATGACGAGGGTGTTTGCGGATTAAAAGTGGAGCTCCATTGACAATAATGAATATCTATAATTATAATAAATTATAGAAAAAACGCCGCCAGATCACGCGAGGGTGTAATCACCAGCAGGCTTTGACCTGTGGCAGTCGCGCTGGGGGTTTTTTCTTTTATTTACAAATCATACGACTGCTAAAATAGTCATTTTCTGGCTCCATAAAATCTGTGTAATACTTCATGCCGTATTTTAAAATTTTCCCATTCCTTTTATAGAGAGAGTTTCGCAATTTATAAGTATAACAAGGCATTACGAAACCATATCTGTTAGTTTCGTGGTAATAAAACATAGAGGTTGCACAGATGTCTGCTAATTGTAACATATCCCATGAGGCCCCAGTTTTACTATATATATTTCTAAAATAATTAGAGACTTCGTTATTGCCATAATGGATTAGTTTGTTGTTCAAGTAGTCGATGAGTTCGCCGTCACGGGATGTACCTCTACTAGATAAAACTACATCCCCAATACGGTTAGTATCTCGTAAAATCCAAGACACTCGCTCAATAAGATATCTGCAAGAATGATTATATAAGATTATACTTGGTTTTTCAGAGAAGTCAGAACGATTTCCAAGTAATTTGTTTAAATCAAGTTTATGCGTGTCTATTATAACATTGATGTATTCAAATGGGGAG is part of the Lachnospiraceae bacterium KGMB03038 genome and encodes:
- a CDS encoding DUF3800 domain-containing protein; the encoded protein is MKKTQPIEQQARIGGRYFYVSSNCTIYIDEAGDLGVGKGTQWFVLTAVIINKSSEKQIRETMTSIKHELNLDTIHFRALRSFEQRAYVAKELFNSPFEYINVIIDTHKLDLNKLLGNRSDFSEKPSIILYNHSCRYLIERVSWILRDTNRIGDVVLSSRGTSRDGELIDYLNNKLIHYGNNEVSNYFRNIYSKTGASWDMLQLADICATSMFYYHETNRYGFVMPCYTYKLRNSLYKRNGKILKYGMKYYTDFMEPENDYFSSRMICK